A stretch of the Fusobacterium varium genome encodes the following:
- a CDS encoding putative phage repressor encodes MPMEKNEFGKFLKEYMDNHGYKLEAFAAEVGYSFGLISHYINGRRSPSYKFINTFFKKFRLSEKEKIKILEILKQDKLPEEINELEKKIDNFSDDIRIQNLNSKTRRQFDEFLEEAILMFNDEKIDDDDKEKLVESLKEVFFKAKELNKRKK; translated from the coding sequence GTGCCAATGGAAAAAAACGAATTTGGAAAATTTCTTAAAGAATATATGGATAATCATGGATATAAACTTGAAGCATTTGCAGCAGAAGTTGGATATTCTTTCGGTCTTATAAGCCATTACATAAATGGGAGAAGAAGCCCTTCTTATAAATTTATCAATACTTTTTTTAAGAAGTTTAGATTATCAGAGAAAGAAAAAATAAAAATATTGGAAATATTGAAACAAGATAAATTGCCTGAGGAAATAAATGAGCTAGAAAAGAAAATTGATAATTTTTCTGATGATATTAGGATACAAAATTTAAATTCCAAAACTAGAAGACAGTTTGACGAATTTTTAGAAGAAGCTATTTTAATGTTTAATGATGAAAAAATAGATGATGATGACAAAGAAAAACTTGTTGAATCTTTAAAAGAAGTATTTTTTAAAGCTAAAGAATTGAATAAAAGAAAAAAGTAG
- a CDS encoding putative abortive infection bacteriophage resistance protein: MCIIYDKPFMTYDELIKQLIEKRELEILNKEQAIQWLKAFSYYDLITGTKECFRNGDKYKKNVTLEKIIDFNFFDKNFQNILFKYSVYVENIYKTNISYLISKNYGVHQDKYLKKSNFNYNSLNEWKLNEVLSNIKNSISTNDQPTKHYNDNHNHIPAWILFKNVRFTDVIDLFIYLQYGEKIEITDEYIKERVISNKDKIELMRASLTIVRKFRNKIAHNSKVITYRSEKNAELHQDTILKIFPSFFVTKNDKNKKRGRNDLFAMIISLIILLKENFFIKNMLLELIALVENFEEVASDYLEVTKLPRNLKERMEKLFELYK; the protein is encoded by the coding sequence ATGTGCATAATATATGATAAACCTTTTATGACTTATGATGAGTTAATAAAACAATTAATAGAAAAGCGTGAATTAGAAATTTTGAATAAAGAGCAAGCGATTCAATGGCTAAAAGCTTTTTCTTATTACGATTTAATCACAGGGACAAAAGAGTGTTTTAGGAATGGGGATAAATACAAGAAAAATGTTACCTTAGAAAAAATAATAGATTTCAATTTTTTTGATAAAAACTTTCAAAATATACTTTTTAAATATAGTGTTTATGTAGAAAATATATACAAGACTAATATTTCATATTTAATTTCTAAAAATTATGGGGTACATCAAGATAAATATTTAAAAAAAAGTAACTTTAACTATAATAGTTTGAATGAATGGAAATTGAACGAAGTGCTTTCGAATATAAAAAATTCTATTTCAACAAACGATCAACCAACAAAACATTACAATGACAACCATAACCATATACCTGCATGGATTCTTTTTAAAAATGTGAGATTTACTGATGTTATTGATTTGTTTATTTATTTGCAGTATGGTGAAAAAATAGAAATTACTGATGAATACATAAAAGAACGTGTCATTTCAAATAAGGATAAGATAGAATTGATGAGAGCCTCTTTGACAATTGTAAGAAAATTTAGAAACAAAATAGCTCATAATTCAAAAGTTATAACTTACAGAAGTGAGAAAAATGCAGAACTTCATCAAGACACAATTTTAAAAATATTTCCTTCATTTTTTGTGACTAAGAATGATAAGAATAAAAAAAGAGGAAGAAATGATCTTTTTGCAATGATAATATCATTGATAATATTACTAAAAGAGAATTTCTTTATTAAAAATATGTTGTTAGAACTAATAGCTTTAGTAGAAAATTTTGAGGAAGTAGCAAGTGATTATTTAGAAGTTACAAAATTACCAAGAAATTTAAAAGAAAGAATGGAAAAATTATTTGAATTATACAAATAA
- a CDS encoding putative phage virion morphogenesis protein encodes MGSYKIKDGLTPMLKKLVGKPSQITNRIARDMRSEIELRFRNGETPEGIKWKPSLRGGKTLVDTGLLRQSFAIKYDNKVAQVGTNIRYARIHNYGGIIRAKKKYLTIPIAKEAKGKSARSFQDTFIFKSKRTGNLFIAQKNGVNLRTLFLLKKQITIPARRFMGLNQRMIDRYNGWIRELYIKK; translated from the coding sequence ATGGGAAGCTATAAAATAAAAGATGGACTTACCCCAATGCTTAAAAAGCTTGTAGGGAAGCCATCACAGATAACAAATAGAATAGCAAGAGATATGAGAAGCGAGATTGAATTAAGATTCAGGAATGGAGAAACACCAGAAGGAATCAAATGGAAGCCAAGCCTTAGAGGTGGGAAAACTCTTGTAGATACGGGCTTGCTAAGGCAAAGCTTTGCTATTAAATATGATAATAAAGTGGCACAAGTCGGAACAAATATTAGATATGCCAGAATACACAATTATGGTGGAATCATAAGAGCAAAAAAGAAATATTTAACAATTCCAATAGCAAAAGAAGCTAAAGGAAAAAGTGCTAGAAGTTTTCAAGATACTTTTATTTTTAAGAGTAAAAGAACAGGAAATTTATTTATAGCTCAAAAGAATGGTGTAAATTTAAGAACTCTATTTCTTTTAAAGAAACAGATTACAATTCCCGCAAGGCGTTTTATGGGATTAAATCAGAGAATGATTGATAGATACAATGGCTGGATAAGAGAGCTATATATAAAAAAATAA
- a CDS encoding putative phage terminase: MARNRDPVRDKAKKLWKEAGGDKAPKGILKEIADKLALSEGTVRGWKAKDKWSIPKKKVMERSDKNMERSNEKIEEKKELIPDENKDYDWIDEIDGLSDKQRLFCYYYMESLNAFQAGIKAGYSPNYSRTRIYEMLENVSIKNFLKKLKKQQRQKFLISQERILNRHVQVAWSDINEYFNEDGSPKPITHTDGTLIKKMKITENDKGRTVEIELIEKCKSLDFLTTHSGLKIENKDNEKVSSIVEVRKKNDL, encoded by the coding sequence TTGGCAAGAAATAGAGACCCAGTAAGAGACAAGGCAAAAAAATTATGGAAAGAAGCAGGAGGCGACAAAGCACCTAAAGGAATTTTGAAAGAGATAGCTGATAAATTGGCACTTTCAGAAGGAACAGTGAGAGGTTGGAAAGCTAAAGATAAATGGAGCATTCCGAAAAAAAAAGTAATGGAGCGTTCCGATAAAAATATGGAACGTTCCAATGAAAAAATAGAAGAAAAAAAAGAGTTAATTCCAGATGAAAATAAAGATTATGACTGGATAGATGAAATAGATGGATTGTCAGATAAACAGAGGCTTTTCTGCTATTATTACATGGAAAGTTTGAACGCTTTTCAAGCAGGAATAAAAGCAGGATATAGTCCTAATTATTCAAGAACTAGAATATATGAAATGTTAGAAAATGTTAGTATAAAAAACTTTTTAAAAAAATTAAAAAAGCAGCAAAGACAAAAATTTTTAATTTCTCAAGAAAGAATATTGAACAGGCATGTTCAAGTGGCTTGGAGTGATATAAATGAGTATTTCAATGAAGATGGAAGTCCTAAGCCTATAACTCATACAGATGGAACTTTAATTAAAAAAATGAAGATAACAGAGAATGACAAGGGTAGAACTGTGGAGATAGAACTTATAGAAAAATGTAAATCTTTAGATTTTCTTACAACTCATTCAGGATTAAAAATTGAAAATAAAGATAATGAAAAAGTAAGTTCTATAGTAGAGGTGAGAAAAAAGAATGACCTGTAA